Proteins co-encoded in one Setaria viridis chromosome 9, Setaria_viridis_v4.0, whole genome shotgun sequence genomic window:
- the LOC117839728 gene encoding TATA-box-binding protein 2 isoform X2: MAEPGLEGSQPVDLSKHPSGIVPTLQNIVSTVNLDCKLDLKAIALQARNAEYNPKVCTGAKSEQQSKLAARKYARIIQKLGFPAKFKDFKIQNIVGSCDVKFPIRLEGLAYSHGAFSSYEPELFPGLIYRMKQPKIVLLIFVSGKIVLTGAKVREETYTAFENIYPVLTEFRKVQQ; encoded by the exons ATGGCGGAGCCGGGGCTCGAGGGCAGCCAGCCGGTGGATCTGTCCAAGCACCCCTCCGGCATCGTCCCCACGCTCCA GAATATCGTATCAACAGTTAATTTGGATTGCAAGCTTGACCTCAAAGCAATAGCTTTGCAAGCACGCAATGCTGAGTATAACCCAAAG GTCTGTACTGGAGCAAAGAGCGAACAACAATCTAAGCTTGCAGCAAGAAAG TATGCTCGTATTATTCAGAAACTTGGCTTTCCAGCTAAGTTTAAG GACTTCAAGATTCAGAATATCGTTGGCTCCTGTGACGTCAAGTTTCCAATTAGGCTTGAGGGACTTGCATATTCGCACGGTGCCTTCTCAAGT TATGAACCGGAACTGTTTCCTGGCCTGATCTATCGGATGAAACAACCAAAGATCGTTCTTTTGATTTTTGTTTCTGGCAAGATTGTTTTGACTGGCGCTAAG GTGAGAGAGGAGACGTACACTGCCTTCGAAAACATCTATCCTGTGTTGACAGAGTTCAGAAAAGTCCAGCAATG A
- the LOC117839728 gene encoding TATA-box-binding protein 2 isoform X1: MAEPGLEGSQPVDLSKHPSGIVPTLQNIVSTVNLDCKLDLKAIALQARNAEYNPKRFAAVIMRIREPKTTALIFASGKMVCTGAKSEQQSKLAARKYARIIQKLGFPAKFKDFKIQNIVGSCDVKFPIRLEGLAYSHGAFSSYEPELFPGLIYRMKQPKIVLLIFVSGKIVLTGAKVREETYTAFENIYPVLTEFRKVQQ, encoded by the exons ATGGCGGAGCCGGGGCTCGAGGGCAGCCAGCCGGTGGATCTGTCCAAGCACCCCTCCGGCATCGTCCCCACGCTCCA GAATATCGTATCAACAGTTAATTTGGATTGCAAGCTTGACCTCAAAGCAATAGCTTTGCAAGCACGCAATGCTGAGTATAACCCAAAG CGTTTTGCTGCAGTCATCATGAGAATAAGAGAACCCAAAACCACAGCACTGATATTTGCATCGGGTAAAATG GTCTGTACTGGAGCAAAGAGCGAACAACAATCTAAGCTTGCAGCAAGAAAG TATGCTCGTATTATTCAGAAACTTGGCTTTCCAGCTAAGTTTAAG GACTTCAAGATTCAGAATATCGTTGGCTCCTGTGACGTCAAGTTTCCAATTAGGCTTGAGGGACTTGCATATTCGCACGGTGCCTTCTCAAGT TATGAACCGGAACTGTTTCCTGGCCTGATCTATCGGATGAAACAACCAAAGATCGTTCTTTTGATTTTTGTTTCTGGCAAGATTGTTTTGACTGGCGCTAAG GTGAGAGAGGAGACGTACACTGCCTTCGAAAACATCTATCCTGTGTTGACAGAGTTCAGAAAAGTCCAGCAATG A
- the LOC117839727 gene encoding plant cysteine oxidase 2, whose product MDTVLQIAVLFLPKGTVMPLHDHPGMTVFSKLLIGSAHVEGYDWIRRPRTFSTISGSRILAEKVLDRDVTPESGARVLFPDAGGNMHRFVAGEEMHRAFLDVLAPPYAPTERRRCTYYKDFPCNLCACWRTSGLTEAQRRPGKLAWLQEVAKPRDLRIISLQYRKLIIF is encoded by the exons ATGGATACGGTGTTGCAGATCGCAGTGCTCTTCCTTCCCAAAGGAACAGTCATGCCCCTCCACGACCACCCGGGCATGACGGTGTTCAGCAAGCTCCTAATCGGGTCGGCGCACGTCGAAGGCTACGACTGGATCCGTCGTCCCCGCACCTTCTCCACCATCTCAGGCTCCAGGATACTCGCCGAGAAGGTGCTGGACCGCGACGTCACGCCGGAATCCGGCGCCCGGGTGCTGTTCCCGGATGCCGGCGGGAACATGCACCGGTTCGTGGCCGGAGAGGAGATGCACCGCGCGTTCCTCGACGTCCTCGCGCCGCCATACGCGCCTACGGAGCGGCGGCGTTGCACCTACTACAAGGACTTTCCCTGCAATCTCTGTGCAT GTTGGCGGACAAGCGGGCTGACGGAGGCGCAGAGGCGCCCGGGAAAGCTGGCATGGCTACAAGAGGTCGCCAAGCCTAGGGACTTACGGATTATCAGCTTGCAGTATCGAAAACTGATTATCTTCTAG
- the LOC117839730 gene encoding probable WRKY transcription factor 10 has translation MASSSQHPAAIGSGGGDKNQAEDAAAVPAAAASEAGGQLVMPEDGHEWKKYGQKFIKNIQKIRSYFRCRHRLCGAKKKVEWHPSDPSGALRVVYEGAHQHGSPSPPSSAAGGASNRYELGAQIFGGARSQSQ, from the exons ATGGCATCAAGCTCGCAGCATCCCGCCGCAAT AGGAAGCGGCGGAGGAGACAAAAATCAagcggaggacgcggcggcggtgccggcggcggcggcgtcagagGCCGGCGGCCAGCTGGTGATGCCCGAGGACGGCCACGAATGGAAGAAGTACGGCCAGAAGTTCATCAAGAACATCCAAAAAATCAG GAGCTACTTCCGGTGCCGCCACAGGCTGTgcggcgccaagaagaaggtGGAGTGGCACCCGAGCGACCCCAGCGGGGCCCTCCGCGTCGTCTACGAGGGCGCGCACCAGCAcggctccccgtcgccgccgtcatcagcggccggcggcgcctccaACAGGTACGAGCTGGGCGCGCAGATCTTCGGCGGGGCTCGCTCGCAGTCGCAGTGA